In a genomic window of Platichthys flesus chromosome 24, fPlaFle2.1, whole genome shotgun sequence:
- the LOC133949782 gene encoding zinc finger protein 502-like produces MSSVQLLRASVHERISAAAEDFLLQVEKGGEKAQVPALRAMLTERLTAAAEEILAVLAETVAEYEDRVEQSELEICRQRRLLDAVMKPEVRLHRTDILQLVVSKEEVPSEQQQWSSPVDQEDPEPPHIKEELEESWTNRTREPLQHPEKADKFTFTSVTVKNEEDEEKPQLTQLHQSQTEENRADCGGPEPARNSGPDGNLQPVPEDKTEDSSETEESSETEDSEEDWIPTREPGPGLNIRNNKQPLSDRKGKTDKKPFSCSECAKRFRHKSALTEHSRTHTGEKPFSCTQCDRSFSRKGTLTRHSRIHTGEKPFSCSQCNKRFSHKSSLTVHMTIHTGEKPFSCTQCDKAFSQSGHLTNHMMSHSTETPFNSVVLRLFL; encoded by the exons ATGTCttctgtgcagctgctgcgggcgtcggtacatgagcggatcagcgctgcagctgaagactttctgctgcaggtggagaaaggaggagaaaaggccCAAGTCCCGGCGCTGAGAGCGATGCTAACCGAGCGGCTAACGGCGGCGGCTgaggagatcctcgcggtgcttGCGGAAACCGTGGCCGAGTACGAAGACAGAGTGGAGCAGTCAGAGCTCGAGATCtgccgccagaggaggctgctcgatgcGGTGATGAAGCCCGAGGTCCGGCTACACAGAACAG ACATCCTGCAGCTGGTGGTGAGTAAAGAAGAGGTtccctctgagcagcagcagtggagctcccctgtggaccaggaggacccagagcccccccacattaaagaggaactgGAGGAATCGTGGACCAATCGGACGAGAGAGCCGCTTCAACACCCGGAGAAGGCTGATAAGTTCACATTTACTTCTGTCACTGTGAAGAATGAAGAAGACGAAGAGAAACCTCAGTTGacacagcttcatcagagtcagactgaggagaacagagcagaCTGTGGAGGCccagaaccagccaggaactcaggCCCTGATGGAAATTTACAACCAGTTcctgaggacaagactgaagactcttctgagacGGAAGAATCTTCTGAAACTGAAGACAGTGAGGAGGATTGGATTCCAACCAGGGAACCTGGGCCTGGCTTAAATataagaaataacaaacagcctttGAGTGATAGGAAAGGTAAAACTGATAAGAAACCCTTTAGCTGCTCTGAGTGTGCTAAAAGATTTAGACACAAGAGCGCTCTTACTGAACATAGTAGaactcatacaggagagaaaccatttagttgcacCCAGTGTGATAGAAGTTTTAGTCGTAAGGGCACTCTTACTAGACATAGTAGAATTCATACAGgcgagaaaccatttagttgctctcaGTGTAATAAAAGATTTAGTCATAAGAGCAGTCTTACTGTACATATGAcaattcatacaggagagaaaccatttagttgcacTCAGTGTGATAAAGCATTTAGCCAAAGTGGCCATTTAACTAATCACATGATGAGTCATTCAACAGAGACACCCTTTAACTCAGTGGTTCTCAGACTTTTTCTGTGA